Proteins encoded within one genomic window of Deinococcus metallilatus:
- a CDS encoding LysM peptidoglycan-binding domain-containing M23 family metallopeptidase — protein MTAKFLLTLTLTWLGLAAAATVTVQPGDTLTRLAVRHGTTVQALVQANPGLRQGTLRAGARLTLPAVSPARGWTVRRGDTLSLIAKRQGTTLAALLAANPGLDPQRPLRVGQRLLLPAKPAVTRAPGTPTVRAASIRVTAVMPVQGRLTTPFLERHPSVDLAAPTGTPIRAARPGVVTESRFDAQSGWGWTLLVDHGDGMTTRYSHNSANLARVGTRVDAGQVIARVGSTGNSTGPHLDYRVTVQGTPVNPLSLY, from the coding sequence ATGACTGCCAAGTTTCTTCTGACCCTCACCCTGACGTGGCTCGGCCTCGCCGCGGCCGCCACGGTCACCGTGCAACCCGGCGACACCCTCACCCGGCTGGCGGTGCGGCACGGCACCACCGTCCAGGCGCTGGTCCAGGCCAACCCCGGGCTGCGGCAGGGGACCCTGCGGGCCGGGGCGCGCCTGACCCTGCCCGCCGTTTCCCCGGCCCGCGGGTGGACGGTGCGGCGCGGGGACACGCTCTCCCTGATCGCGAAGCGCCAGGGCACGACCCTGGCGGCGCTGCTCGCGGCCAACCCCGGCCTCGATCCCCAGCGGCCGCTGCGCGTGGGTCAGCGCCTCCTCCTGCCGGCCAAGCCGGCCGTCACGCGCGCGCCCGGCACCCCCACGGTGCGCGCGGCGTCCATCCGGGTGACGGCCGTCATGCCCGTGCAGGGCCGCCTGACCACCCCCTTTCTGGAGCGTCACCCCAGCGTGGACCTGGCGGCCCCGACCGGCACGCCCATCCGGGCCGCGCGGCCGGGCGTGGTGACCGAGTCGCGCTTCGACGCCCAGAGCGGCTGGGGCTGGACGCTGCTCGTCGACCACGGGGACGGCATGACGACCCGCTACAGCCACAACAGCGCCAACCTCGCCCGGGTGGGGACGCGGGTGGACGCCGGTCAGGTGATCGCGCGGGTGGGGAGCACCGGGAACAGCACCGGCCCGCACCTGGACTACCGCGTGACGGTTCAGGGAACGCCGGTGAATCCGCTGAGTCTGTACTGA